Below is a window of Bordetella genomosp. 9 DNA.
GAGCATGGCATCACGTCCGACGTCGAAATGATCGATATGCAGGATATCGAGGACGCCTACGCCCGCATGCTGAAGAGCGACGTCAAGTACCGCTTCGTCATCGACATGGCGACGATCTGACGAACCACGCGGCCTGTCCTTACAATCGCGGGATCGCATGAAAGGAGCAGGCCGCATGGAACCGGAATTCTGGCTGGAGCGCTGGCGCGAAGGCCGCACGCATTTCCATCAAACCCGCATCTCGCCGCCGCTCGAACGTTTCTGGCCCACGCTGGAGTTCGCGCGGAGCAGCCGCGTCCTGGTGCCGTTGTGCGGCAAATCGCTGGACATGCTGTGGCTCGCGGAGCGCGGCCTGCACGTGCTGGGCGTCGAGCTGTCGCCGCTGGCCGTGCAGCAATTCTTCGATGAGCATGGCTTGACGCCGCGCGTGCGTCGATCCTCGCTGGGCGAGCATTACAGCGTCGACTACGGCGCCAGCGATGACACGCGCCACGGCCCCGGCCACATCGAAATCATCCGCGGCGATATTTTCGATCTCGACGCGGATACCCTGCGCGCCTGCACCGGCGTCTTCGATCGGGCCGCCCTGGTCGCGCTCCCGCGCGACATGCGCGAGCCCTACGTGCGCCACGTCTACAGCCAGCTTGCCGACGACTACCAGGGCCTGCTCGTCACGCTGGACTATCCGCAGGCGGAAATGGATGGCCCGCCGTTCTGCGTCGACGACGCGGAAGTCCAGGCCTTGTACGCCGGCCATTCGGTGGCGGAACTGATCTATCGGCGCGACATCCTGGCGCTCGAACCGAAATTCCAGAAAGCCGGCGTCAGCCGGCTCGACGCGCTGGCGTATCGCCTGCGGCGGCGGCGCTGAAACCGTCGCGCCTGCCCTGTGCGAACACGCGGCCGCACGCGGGCTCGCCGCTTGCTCGGCTCGCCTGTTCATCCACAGATGAGCTAACCTTTATGGAACCCGCCCAACTGACCACAAGCTGAAGGCGGGATACACCAACATGCTAGGGAGGGTAGAGGCATGGCCAATTCCATCGACAAACCGGTGGTCCTGGTGCTGATGGGCGTATCGGGCTGCGGCAAGACCACCGTGGCCGCCATTCTGTCGGGCCGTCTGGATTGGCCTTTCGAAGAAGGCGACG
It encodes the following:
- a CDS encoding thiopurine S-methyltransferase; protein product: MEPEFWLERWREGRTHFHQTRISPPLERFWPTLEFARSSRVLVPLCGKSLDMLWLAERGLHVLGVELSPLAVQQFFDEHGLTPRVRRSSLGEHYSVDYGASDDTRHGPGHIEIIRGDIFDLDADTLRACTGVFDRAALVALPRDMREPYVRHVYSQLADDYQGLLVTLDYPQAEMDGPPFCVDDAEVQALYAGHSVAELIYRRDILALEPKFQKAGVSRLDALAYRLRRRR